CACAGCAGGGAGCCTAAAGAACTTTCTCCAGCTTTTCAATGAGCGAACCAACCCGGCGGCAAACCCATTCGGCACTCGCCCGGCTTCCGGCCTCGTACTCGTCAACAAGGTTCATGCAGGCCAGGACCGCAGTCCTGACCGTGGAGCCCTGCTGATACTGCCGATCAATCTCTCGCATTTTTCGGTCCACAATCTGGGCAACTTGCAAAACATGGTCGCCGTCACGGTCGGCCCTGACACTATATTCGTTTCCAAGTATCTTCACAACAAAGGTCTGCACAAAGGCTCCCTTTGAGAATAATCTAGGTCATTGCTTCCAGCTTGTCAAGCACCGAGTCAATTCGCTCGGCTGCCTGTTTCCTTGACTGCTCGGCCTCGGCCAGACGTCGGGCAAGCTCGCGGTTCTCTTCGCGCAAACGAGTGACAAGCCCGATTGCCGCCTCGATTCGGCGCTCCAACTCGGCAAAACACTCAACCACGCCGGGGCCAACCGCGGCAGGTCCGGACGAAACCGTCTCAGAACCGGGCTTCGGGGTCGAAGCCCCTGGCTCTCCGAGTCCGGTTACTTGTGCCTGGGACTTGGCCACTGGTGGACTAGTGTTTTATCAGTCGCAGTCCTTTGACTAGCTGGAACCAGGACTTCACTTGCACTCGGCCCAGCCCGGTCTCCTGGCGGGTGAACTTCACCAGCGCGAAGTAACCGTCCTCGGTGCGGCACGCGACCGCCATCGGCACGGTATCAATCCGCTGTTTCTCAAGGTAGTAATTCGGCGCGTAAGCCGGCAGGGGTGCGTCCTCATACACCAGCGCGGGCGTGAAGCCTGAGACCCGCCAGCCAGCGACCGGCACGCCGCCACCCGGGTCGGTCGGACCAAGGTCCGGACTTGCAATCCAGTACTTGGGCCCGGAGAAGCCGAGGTTGAAATCCGTGACGTAGAAATCAACCTCCTTCTCGTTGAGCCTGTCGTCCATTGCGAACACCGCACCGGCCCCGGTCTCGCGGCGCCAGCCATACCCGGCACTAGTCGCAGCGTTCAACTCACCGAGAAACAGAGTATCAGTGAGTATCGGAACTGTGCTCGGCTTGGTCAGGGCCTCGTATGTTTCGCCGCCGAACTGAGCCATGACCTTGTAGTGGCCGGTCACACCGTGTGGGTTGTGGAAAAACATCGTATCTTCGGTCTGACCCAGCGGCGCGTACGCCTGCTTGCCAACCTCCTTGAAAGATACAAGATAGGCCGACGGCGTACCCTCGGCCGGCGGTGCCCAAACCAAGACAACCGTCGTGTCTGAATCTGCAACTATCTGCACCTCAGTCGGCGGCCCGCCTGAAACGAGGTCGCACTGCACCGAAACCAACGTCACCGCCACCAAGGCGGCGAAAGCGCACGCTGCCATCACTCTATTCATACATTCCTCCATGAAATCCTGTCCGTCATTCTCACTATCATCAATCGGCCCTGTGCATCATCAGCCTCAGCCCGGGTACAAGCTGGAACCACGAAACAAGTCGTACCTCGCCGACCCCGGCGTCAACCTTTGTTATCTTAACAAGGCCGAAATAGTTGTCCTCGGTCGCACAGCCGATGACTACCGGTACTGGCCCGGTCAGTTCGGTATAGTCGAAGTAGTTTGTCTCGGTCACTGGCGGCAGCGCTCGGTGCTCGCTTGACAACGGGTCAGTGAACCAGTTTATCCGCCAGTCGTCACTTGGCGGAACCAGCGGTCCGGCCGGATCGCTTGGCCCCTTGTTCGGGCTGGCAATCGCATACGGCAGGCTGCCGGAACCAGGCTTGTGGTCGGTAATGTAAAAGTCGGCCACGCTAGTACTGCTGAGCGACAGCATCGAGCATGTCCGGCCGGCGCCACCAACGCGGTTCCAGCCGTACCCGGAATTACCTGAGGCATCGAGCTCTGCAACTGCTACCGTATCGCCGAAGACCGGTATCGTTGTCAACTTCTTTTCAGACCGGTACTCCCGGTCACCGAACACCGCAGCCACGACGTATGTACCGGTAGTATCGTGCGGGTCGTGGATAATTGACGTTGCAGTCGTCTCGGCGATCAGTTGGAAGGTGGTTTCAGTCAGTGGGGCGAAATAGACCCGGTACTTATCCGGAGTATTCTCAGCCGGTGGAGTCCAGACAACCATCACTCCAGTACCGCTCGTATCCGGCCCGAGCTGGACACTGGCCGGCGGTCCGGCAAGCGTTCCACAGGATTGGACAAACACCAACAACCCGGCCGCAGCGATGCCGGAAAGAACGAGGAACCTGAGACTCTTCAACGTAAGCCTCCTCATGAAGCTTACAAAGACTAGCCGCAACACAGCACCAGTCAAGGCCGGATGCACTCGCTCCGTCTGTCCCTGGGGACTGAATCACCGTTCGTGGTAAACGGGCAGGAACCCGAAGGTTCCTGCCCGGTATGCTCTACGCTGCTGGATGCTGCTTGCTGTTCCCTAGACCACGCCCTGGTCGAGCATCGCATCGGCCACCTTCACAAAGCCGCCGATGTTCGCACCGTTGACGTAGTTCACGTACCGATCATTCTCGCGGCCAAAATGAACGCAGGTCGCATGGATGGCCTTCATAATGCCCTGCAACCGCTGGTCCACCTCCTCCCTGGTCCACGAAAGACGGAGGCTGTTTTGCGACATCTCAAGACCAGAGGTAGCCACGCCACCAGCATTGGCTGCCTTGGCCGGCCCGTACAGTATCTTTCGGTCCAAGTACTGCTCGATGGCTTCGGGCGTCGAAGGCATGTTCGCACCCTCAGAGATCACGTACACACCGTTCCGGAGCAGATTCGCCGCATCCTTGCCGTTGATTTCGTTCTGGGTGGCGGACGGGAACGCGCACTGAGCCTTATGATTCCAGAGCGGGTTGTAATCGAGCTTCGGGTCAACCGGCGTATAGACCACACCCTTGTACTTGTCCGCATACTCCTTTATCCGACCGCGCCTCACATTCTTGAGCTCCATCACGAATGCGAGCTTCTCCGGA
The nucleotide sequence above comes from candidate division WOR-3 bacterium. Encoded proteins:
- a CDS encoding cell division protein ZapA, coding for MQTFVVKILGNEYSVRADRDGDHVLQVAQIVDRKMREIDRQYQQGSTVRTAVLACMNLVDEYEAGSRASAEWVCRRVGSLIEKLEKVL
- a CDS encoding cell division protein ZapB; the encoded protein is MAKSQAQVTGLGEPGASTPKPGSETVSSGPAAVGPGVVECFAELERRIEAAIGLVTRLREENRELARRLAEAEQSRKQAAERIDSVLDKLEAMT
- a CDS encoding fibronectin type III domain-containing protein, whose translation is MNRVMAACAFAALVAVTLVSVQCDLVSGGPPTEVQIVADSDTTVVLVWAPPAEGTPSAYLVSFKEVGKQAYAPLGQTEDTMFFHNPHGVTGHYKVMAQFGGETYEALTKPSTVPILTDTLFLGELNAATSAGYGWRRETGAGAVFAMDDRLNEKEVDFYVTDFNLGFSGPKYWIASPDLGPTDPGGGVPVAGWRVSGFTPALVYEDAPLPAYAPNYYLEKQRIDTVPMAVACRTEDGYFALVKFTRQETGLGRVQVKSWFQLVKGLRLIKH